One window of Cygnus atratus isolate AKBS03 ecotype Queensland, Australia chromosome 17, CAtr_DNAZoo_HiC_assembly, whole genome shotgun sequence genomic DNA carries:
- the IQCD gene encoding dynein regulatory complex protein 10, giving the protein MATVNPAVLQVSSRDTKERNQPPVMGIATPKKAVIVLDAMKVLDPRWLKPDSIETERVVSVLDETIAKLELSSLIPRIIDSLDRFSALLGPEITNNLIEHQKLSSKMEHLLASPEEEDAMKAEEQRVSLCLLEQQLKCSVRNILRLLLASPLLCKALKCEAGPREPPAEVFIKAFREFRNFVFERLLTSPTEEEETVQFMEDVSLRIKKNTETITASQAELVAAICTRDEEVQKKDDMIKDLKKSMQGLAEDCKTNILQVKWEGEKQQKEELRASQARCASLQQDVQQLGAQLNKLVLEHQASELALRKRKCRAETEILNWIQKYDTDMAEKQAEYEEVHAAYTKEKAQLSLLMEKHALLLQEYSQIEEERRICQEKKKKALEELATMTLAATRIQAFWRGYLIRSTFKLKKKRKGKGKGNGKDTKAKK; this is encoded by the exons ATGGCTACAGTGAATCCAGCTGTGCTCCAAGTGTCATCTCGGgacacaaaggaaagaaaccagcCCCCCGTAATGGGCATTGCGACTCCAAAGAAGGCGGTGATCGTGTTAGATGCCATGAAGGTGTTAGATCCACGCTGGTTAAAACCTGATAGCATTGAAACAGAAAGAGTTGTATCTGTCTTGGATGAGACAATTGCCaagctggagctgagcagctTGATTCCACGTATTATTGACTCACTGGATaggttttctgctctgctgggacCTGAGATCACAAACAACCTAATTGAGCACCAGAAGCTTTCAAGCAAAATGGAGCACCTGCTTGCCAGCCCTGAAGAAGAGGACGCCATGAAAGCTGAGGAGCAAAGGGTCTCTCTCTGCTTGCTCGAACAACAGCTGAAGTGTTCTGTTAGAAATATCCTGAGACTTTTACTGGCCAGCCCTTTACTTTGTAAGGCTCTGAAATGCGAAGCTGGGCCAAGAGAGCCACCAGCTGAAGTGTTTATCAAAGCCTTTAGGGAGTTCAGGAATTTCGTGTTTGAGCGACTCCTGACTAGTCccacagaagaggaagaaacgGTTCAGTTCATGGAAGATGTCTCCCTCCGGattaagaaaaacactgaaacaatCACAGCTTCGCAGGCAGAACTGGTGGCAGCAATCTGTACTCGAGATGAGGAG GTTCAGAAAAAGGACGATATGATCAAAGACCTCAAAAAGAGCATGCAAGGTCTAGCTGAAGACTGCAAGACCAACATTCTGCAGGTCaagtgggaaggagaaaaacagcaaaaagaggaGCTGCGAGCTTCTCAGGCCAGATGTGCCAGCCTACAGCAGGACGTTCAGCAGCTAGGAGCACAACTCAATAAGCTGGTACTGGAGCATCAAGCATCAGAGCTGGCTCTCAGAAAG aggaaGTGCAGAGCAGAGACGGAAATTCTGAACTGGATCCAGAAATATGACACAGACATGGCAGAAAAACAG GCTGAGTATGAGGAGGTTCATGCTGCCTACACCAAGGAGAAGGCCCAGTTGTCCCTGCTGATGGAGAAACACGCTCTGCTTCTCCAGGAGTATTCCCAGATCGAGGAGGAGCGCAGGATATgtcaggagaagaagaagaaggctTTGGAGGAGTTGGCCACCATGACCCTTGCTGCCACCCGCATCCAGGCTTTCTGGAGAGGCTACTTGATTCGGTCCACCTTcaagttaaaaaagaagaggaagggcAAGGGCAAAGGCAATGGCAAGGACACAAAGGCTaagaaataa